The Mixophyes fleayi isolate aMixFle1 chromosome 1, aMixFle1.hap1, whole genome shotgun sequence genome includes a region encoding these proteins:
- the FGFBP2 gene encoding fibroblast growth factor-binding protein 2, with translation MKCGAVIITVLAFLVGTLAQNPGNEEKIPFQTKNRDACVMGISGQGEVRVKIECKNQGKTYSCEFASKPSYCRAYNQDTKGFWNQLSQDLRKVGNPCEPQMFRHSKCPKAPAPSQFKQVSPSGNQQNDTSKSEKKPPPTKKPTTKKPASTKKPDPPKPKSPDQENPKAMKIAKDHCSWFFQTFCSYIIEIFL, from the coding sequence ATGAAGTGTGGTGCAGTCATTATCACAGTGTTGGCTTTCCTGGTGGGAACCTTGGCACAGAACCCTGGCAATGAAGAAAAGATTCCCTTTCAAACTAAAAACAGAGATGCTTGTGTCATGGGCATCAGTGGTCAAGGTGAGGTCAGAGTAAAAATCGAATGTAAAAATCAGGGCAAAACATATTCATGTGAGTTTGCATCAAAACCGTCCTACTGCCGCGCGTACAACCAAGATACAAAGGGTTTCTGGAACCAGCTCAGCCAGGACCTCAGAAAGGTTGGGAACCCATGTGAGCCTCAAATGTTTAGACACAGCAAGTGTCCAAAGGCTCCTGCTCCTTCTCAGTTCAAGCAAGTAAGTCCTAGTGGAAACCAACAGAATGATACATCCAAATCTGAGAAGAAACCTCCACCAACGAAGAAACCAACCACCAAAAAACCTGCATCTACCAAGAAGCCGGATCCTCCAAAACCCAAATCACCAGATCAAGAAAACCCCAAGGCCATGAAGATTGCAAAAGATCACTGTTCATGGTTCTTCCAGACATTCTGCTCCTACATCATAGAGATTTTCTTATAA